The stretch of DNA GATACGGGATGAAATCGTCCAGGACGAGCGCGCGGTCAGCCATAGCGAGATCGTAACGATTGACACCAGTTGATCAAGACGGCAGATTGGTAACAACAGATACCAATCTAAGGATCGAGTCATGGACCATATGGACGTAAACCCAATGGGTCTCGACGGGTTCGAGTTTGCCGAATTCACCTCGCCCGACCCCGACCGGATGGCCGCGCAGTTCGAGCAGTTCGGTTTCGTCGCCGCCTCGTCTCACCCAACCAAGGCCGTGATTCGGTACAAGCAGGGCCGCATCAACCTGCTGCTCAACCGCGAAGACGGTGGCCATGCGGCGGCATTCCGCGCCGATCATGGACCGTCGGCGAGCGGCATGGCGTTCCGGGTTCATGACGCCAAGGCAGCGTTCGACGCCGCCCTCGCGCGCGGGGCCAAGGCGGCGGATGCCAGCACGGGTGCGCTCGGCGAGGGTAGCTACGTACTCGAAGGGATCGGCGGCTCGCTATTGTATCTGGTCGACAAGCATGGCGCTGCGGGCAGCCTGTACGACGACTGGACCGCAGTCCCGGGCGCAGCCGAAGCGGAAGCCGCGAACAATGTCGGTCTCGACCTGCTCGACCACCTTACCCACAACGTGAAGCGTGGCCAGATGCGGACCTGGGCCGAGTTCTACGGCCAGATCTTCGGCTTTGAGGAGCAGAAGTATTTCGACATCAAGGGCAAGGCGACCGGGCTGTTCAGCCAAGCGATGATCGCCCCCGACCGCGCGATCCGCATCCCGCTCAATGAGAGTCAGGACGACAAGAGCCAGATCGAGGAATTCCTCAAGGACTATAACGGCGAAGGCATCCAGCATCTGGCGCTGACCACCGACGATATCTTCGAGACGGTTGAAAAACTGCGCGCGCGCGGCGTCAAGCTGCAGGATACGATCGAGACCTATTACGAGCTGGTCGACAAGCGCGTGCCGAACCACGGCCACGACCTCGAACGCCTGCGCCGCAACCGCATCCTGATCGACGGCAATGTCGGCGAGGAGGGTCTGTTGCTCCAGATCTTCACCGAGAACATGTTCGGGCCGATCTTCTTCGAGATTATCCAGCGCAAGGGCAATGAAGGCTTCGGCAACGGCAATTTTCAGGCGCTGTACGAGAGCATCGAGCTCGACCAGATCCGCCGGGGCGTGATCACCGTCGACGCCTGATCGCTGAAACCCTCTCCCCTCGGGGGAGAGGGAAAGGCGCGCCAGCGCCGAGGGTGAGGGCACGCGAGACGCCAGCGCGTGCCCTCACCCTTCCGCCGCGCAAGCGCGCGTCTCCCTCCCTCTCTCCAGAGGGAGAGGGCTAGAAGTTTGAACGGCCGGCGGTCCGGGCGTTGATCGGAACAGGTGACGGAGAGGAAGTCATGACAATCCACCAGCCGATCAACGCCGCAGGCGAGACCGCCGGCCAGAGCGAGTACCTCCCCGGCTTCGGCAACCACGTATCGACCGAAGCCGTCCCCGGCGCACTGCCGATCGGCCGCAATTCCCCGCAACGCCCGGCGTTCGGACTCTACACCGAGCAGCTCTCCGGCACCGCCTTCACCGCGCCGCGGCATGAGAACCGCCGCAGCTGGCTCTACCGGATGCGCCCGACCGCCGAGCATCCGCCGTTCGAACGTTACACCGGCGCGAAGCGGTTCGCCCCCGGCACTACCGACGCGCCGCTTGCGCCCAATCGCCTGCGCTGGGACCCGATCGAAGCACCTGCTTCCGGCACCGATCTGGTCGACGGCATGACGACGATGCTCGCCAACCGCGATCCCGCCGACCTTGAGGGCGTCGCGCTCCACGTCTACGCCGCCAATACCGACATGACCGACCGCGTGTTCATGGACGCGGACGGCGAGCTGTTGTTCGTGCCGCAGCACGGCCGGCTGCGGCTGCTGACCGAACTCGGGCGGATCGATGTCGCCCCCGGCCAGATCGCGCTGATTCCCCGCGGCGTCCGCTTCCGCGCCGAACTCCCCGACGGAGAAGCGCGCGGCTATGTCGCGGAGAATTACGGCCCGTTGTTCCGCCTGCCCGATCTCGGCCCGATCGGTGCCAACGGCCTCGCCAACCCGCGCGATTTCGAGACGCCGTTCGCGTGGTTCGAGGATCGCGACGCGCCGGTCGAGGTCGTCCAGAAGTTCATGGGATCGCTGTGGACCACCACGCTCGATCATTCGCCGCTCGACGTCGTCGCGTGGCACGGCAACCTTGCCCCCTGGCGCTACGACCTGTCGCGGTTCAACACGATCAACACGGTCAGCTTCGACCATCCCGATCCCTCGATCTTCACGCTGCTGACCTCGCCCAGCGACGTGCCCGGCCGCGCCAACGCCGATTTCGTGATCTTCCCGCCGCGCTGGATGGTGGCGGAGGGGACGTTCCGCCCGCCCTGGTTCCACCGCAACATCATGTCCGAGGCGATGGGGCTCATCACCGGCGCGTACGACGCCAAAGCCGAGGGGTTCGCGCCCGGCGGCATCTCGCTGCACAATCTGATGTCCGGCCACGGCCCCGATCTGGCAAGCTGGCAGGGCGCGAGCGCGGCCGACCTGAAGCCGCACAAGATCGACGGGACGATGGCATTCATGCTGGAGAGCTGCTGGCCCTACGCACCGACCGACTATGCGCTGGACCATGCGCAGCTCGATTACGACGCGGTCTGGTCCGATTTCCCCAAGGCGATCCTGCCGCGGTGACCCCGACGCTCCACGGCTATTGGCGCTCGACCGCCGCCTACCGGGTCCGCATCGCGCTCGCCGTGAAGGACGTCGACTATGCGCAGGTCCCGCATGACCTGCGCACCGGCGCGCACCGCGAGCCGGGCTACCGTGCGCTCAATCCGCAGGCACTCGTGCCGGCACTGGAAACCGACGACGCTGTCCTGACGCAGAGCCCCGCGATCCTCGAATGGATCGACGAGACCTATCCCGATCCTCCTTTGCTTCCGGCCGACGCGAATGGTCGCGCAGTCGTCCGCGCGATGGCCGCGACGATCGCGTGCGATATCCACCCGGTGAACAACCTGCGGATCCTGAACGCGCTGCGGAGCGAGTTCGGCGCCGACGATGCCGCCGTGAACCGCTGGATCGCGCGCTGGATCGGCGAGGGGTTCGCCGCGCTGGAGGTGATGATCGCGCATCATGGCAAAGGCTTCGCGTTCGGCGCGACGCCAACGATCGCCGACTGCCACCTGGTGCCGCAGGTCTATTCCGCCGAGCGCTTCGGTGTCGATCTCTCTCCCTACCCGCACCTTAAGGCTGCGGCCGACATGGCCCGCGCCCTCCCCGCCTTCGCCGCCGCGCACCCCGACCGGCAACCGGACGCGGATCGCTCATGAGCGACGGCGAGCGGCTTACCGCCACGCCTAGCGGGATCAAACTCGCGCCGCTCGACACGGTCGCCGAGGGCAAGGCGCGCAACTTCGTGGTGCAGATGCGTGCCGGGCGGTTTCACGGGTTCGTGGTGCGCAAGGATGACGCGGTGGTCGGCTATGTCGATCGCTGCCCGCATATGGGCCTGCCGCTCGCGCAGGTGCTCGACGACTATCTCACCCCGCGCGGCGACCTGATCGCGTGCAGCTGGCATTCGGCGCTGTTCGCGATTCACAGCGGCGCATGCGTCGGCGGCCCATGCGCGGGCGCCCGCCTGACGCCGTGGCCGGTCGCGGTGGTCGACGGGATGATCGTCACCGCAGGCTGACGCGGCGGGCGAGGTGCGCTAAGGGAGCGCACCTCCTCCCCTTCACAATGAACCGATGACCCAAAATCTCCCCATCCGCGTCGTGGCGCTGTATCGCTTCACGCCGTTCGCCGACATCGCCGCGATCCAGCCGCCGCTTGCGCTCGCATGCTGCTCGAACGGGGTGAAGGGTACGCTGCTGCTCGCGGCCGAGGGGATCAACGGGACGATCGCCGGGTCCGAGGCGGGGATCGATGCCGTTCTCGCGCATATCCGCGCGCTGCCGGGCTGCGCCGACCTGGAGGTCAAGGAATCGCGCGCCGGGACGATGCCGTTCCACCGCATGAAGGTGCGGCTGAAGCGCGAGATCGTCACGATGGGCGAGCCGACGATCGATCCGCTCGACGGCGTGGGCCATTATGTCGAGCCCGCGGACTGGAACGCGCTGATCGCCGAGCCGGGGACAATCGTGATCGATACGCGCAACGACTACGAAGTGTCGGTCGGCACCTTCGCCGGCGCGGTCGATCCGCAGACACGCAGTTTCCGCGACTTCCCGGCATGGTTTCGCGCACATCGCGCCGAGCTGGTCGGCGACGGCCCGCCGCCGAAGATCGCGATGTTCTGCACCGGCGGCATCCGCTGCGAGAAATCGACCGCGTTCCTGAAGGCCGAGGGGCTCGACGAGGTCTATCACCTGAAGGGCGGTATCCTGAAATATCTCGAGACGGTGCCCGAGACGGAGAGCCTGTGGGAAGGCGAATGCTTCGTCTTCGATCAGCGCGTCGCGGTTGGCCACGGGCTCGTGCCGGGCAGCCACGTGCTGTGCAATGCCTGCCGGATGCCGGTCAGCGTCGCGGAGCGCGCCTCGCCGCTCTATGTAGAGGGGATCAGCTGCCCCAACTGCCACGACGCGCGGGACGAATCCCAACGCGCCGGCTATGCCGAACGCGAACGCCAGATGCGCCTAGCCGAAGCCCGCGGCGAAACCCATGTCGGCGCGGTACTCTCCAAGACGCACGGCAATGACGACCACCACACCCCCTCCCGTCGTCCTGACGAAAGTCAGGATCCAGAGCCAAGGACGTAGCGCGCGTTACCCTGGATCCTGACTTTCGTCAGGATGACGGACTAGAGTCAGCAAACCGCGCCGCCAACGCTGTATGTCGAGGGGACCAGGTGCCCGGCATGCCATGACGCGCGCGACGCGGATCAACGCGCGGGCTATGCGGAGCGCGAACGGCAGATGCGCCTAGCTAAAGCCCGCGGCAAAACCCATGTGGGCGCGGTGCTGCCCAAGACGCACGGCTCTGACGACCACCAGCCCCCCTCCCGTCATCCTGACGAACGTCAGGATCCAGAGCCAAGGACGTAGCGCGCGTTACCCTGGATCCTGACTTTCGTCAGGATGACGGACTAGGGTCAGCAAATCGCGCGGCCAACGCTGTATTGCCCTGCGACAGCGCCAGCGAGTGCACGGTGTTGCCCGCAGCATCCGCAACCGATGCGTCCGCGCCATGCTGCAGCAGCAGGTCGATGATCGCCGTCTTGTTCACCAGCGCCGCCATCATCAGCGCGGTCTGGCCGACACCGTTGCGGCGGTTCACGTCCGCACCCGCGTCGAGCAGGATCTGCGCGATCTCGGCATAGCCCTTGAAGCAGACGCCCATCAGCGCGGTATTGCCGCGCGCATCCGCCGCGCCGTCGACCTGCGCGCCTGCCGCGAGCAAAGCCGCGGTGGCGCCGGGCTGGCCGTTATAGCTCGCGATCACGAGCGGCGTGTAGCCCTTCTGATCGGTCACCTCGATATCGACCCCCGCCTGCAACAAGGCGGGGATCATTTCGTCCCGCCCCGTCCGCGCGGCATCGAACAGCAATTCGATGAGCCGCTCGATCGGCGGCAAGGGGGGGAGTTCGCGCACGTCGCTCATACTAGGCCTCGATGATATGCGGCACGAACCGCGCGAGATTGCGCGTCACCACCGTATCATCTTCCCGAACGCCGATCCCCGCGGCTTCGTTGCCAACCATCCACGCGCCGATCACCGGATGCCGCCCGTCGAACACCGGCGGCGGCGCATAGGCCTGCCGGATCGCACCCTCGGCGCCATAGCCCTGATCGAGCACCGCATGCGCTGCGTCCCCGATCACCTCGACAT from Sphingomonas sp. HMP9 encodes:
- the hppD gene encoding 4-hydroxyphenylpyruvate dioxygenase, with the protein product MDHMDVNPMGLDGFEFAEFTSPDPDRMAAQFEQFGFVAASSHPTKAVIRYKQGRINLLLNREDGGHAAAFRADHGPSASGMAFRVHDAKAAFDAALARGAKAADASTGALGEGSYVLEGIGGSLLYLVDKHGAAGSLYDDWTAVPGAAEAEAANNVGLDLLDHLTHNVKRGQMRTWAEFYGQIFGFEEQKYFDIKGKATGLFSQAMIAPDRAIRIPLNESQDDKSQIEEFLKDYNGEGIQHLALTTDDIFETVEKLRARGVKLQDTIETYYELVDKRVPNHGHDLERLRRNRILIDGNVGEEGLLLQIFTENMFGPIFFEIIQRKGNEGFGNGNFQALYESIELDQIRRGVITVDA
- the hmgA gene encoding homogentisate 1,2-dioxygenase, encoding MTIHQPINAAGETAGQSEYLPGFGNHVSTEAVPGALPIGRNSPQRPAFGLYTEQLSGTAFTAPRHENRRSWLYRMRPTAEHPPFERYTGAKRFAPGTTDAPLAPNRLRWDPIEAPASGTDLVDGMTTMLANRDPADLEGVALHVYAANTDMTDRVFMDADGELLFVPQHGRLRLLTELGRIDVAPGQIALIPRGVRFRAELPDGEARGYVAENYGPLFRLPDLGPIGANGLANPRDFETPFAWFEDRDAPVEVVQKFMGSLWTTTLDHSPLDVVAWHGNLAPWRYDLSRFNTINTVSFDHPDPSIFTLLTSPSDVPGRANADFVIFPPRWMVAEGTFRPPWFHRNIMSEAMGLITGAYDAKAEGFAPGGISLHNLMSGHGPDLASWQGASAADLKPHKIDGTMAFMLESCWPYAPTDYALDHAQLDYDAVWSDFPKAILPR
- the maiA gene encoding maleylacetoacetate isomerase, with the translated sequence MTPTLHGYWRSTAAYRVRIALAVKDVDYAQVPHDLRTGAHREPGYRALNPQALVPALETDDAVLTQSPAILEWIDETYPDPPLLPADANGRAVVRAMAATIACDIHPVNNLRILNALRSEFGADDAAVNRWIARWIGEGFAALEVMIAHHGKGFAFGATPTIADCHLVPQVYSAERFGVDLSPYPHLKAAADMARALPAFAAAHPDRQPDADRS
- a CDS encoding Rieske (2Fe-2S) protein, with the translated sequence MSDGERLTATPSGIKLAPLDTVAEGKARNFVVQMRAGRFHGFVVRKDDAVVGYVDRCPHMGLPLAQVLDDYLTPRGDLIACSWHSALFAIHSGACVGGPCAGARLTPWPVAVVDGMIVTAG
- the trhO gene encoding oxygen-dependent tRNA uridine(34) hydroxylase TrhO; the protein is MTQNLPIRVVALYRFTPFADIAAIQPPLALACCSNGVKGTLLLAAEGINGTIAGSEAGIDAVLAHIRALPGCADLEVKESRAGTMPFHRMKVRLKREIVTMGEPTIDPLDGVGHYVEPADWNALIAEPGTIVIDTRNDYEVSVGTFAGAVDPQTRSFRDFPAWFRAHRAELVGDGPPPKIAMFCTGGIRCEKSTAFLKAEGLDEVYHLKGGILKYLETVPETESLWEGECFVFDQRVAVGHGLVPGSHVLCNACRMPVSVAERASPLYVEGISCPNCHDARDESQRAGYAERERQMRLAEARGETHVGAVLSKTHGNDDHHTPSRRPDESQDPEPRT
- a CDS encoding ankyrin repeat domain-containing protein, with amino-acid sequence MSDVRELPPLPPIERLIELLFDAARTGRDEMIPALLQAGVDIEVTDQKGYTPLVIASYNGQPGATAALLAAGAQVDGAADARGNTALMGVCFKGYAEIAQILLDAGADVNRRNGVGQTALMMAALVNKTAIIDLLLQHGADASVADAAGNTVHSLALSQGNTALAARFADPSPSS